The Caloenas nicobarica isolate bCalNic1 chromosome 15, bCalNic1.hap1, whole genome shotgun sequence genome includes a region encoding these proteins:
- the BHLHE23 gene encoding class E basic helix-loop-helix protein 23: MAELKSLGGETYLALTPGYGPSAFAYGTVRGGTEGPRGTYPGGGGTDFHPGALGKSAESSGEQSGDEEDGFEAGVKGGAGFEREGKLKGGALGKKPKEQRSLRLSINARERRRMHDLNDALDGLRSVIPYAHSPSVRKLSKIATLLLAKNYILMQAQALEEMRRLVAYLNQGQTLSTPLPATLNPFGQSAVYPFGSAALPGCPEKCTAFTGATSALCKHCNDKP; the protein is encoded by the coding sequence ATGGCAGAGCTCAAGTCGCTGGGCGGCGAGACGTACCTGGCGCTGACCCCGGGCTACGGGCCCTCGGCTTTCGCCTACGGGACCGTCCGCGGCGGTACCGAGGGTCCGCGAGGGACGTacccggggggcggcgggacgGACTTTCACCCCGGGGCGCTGGGCAAGTCGGCGGAGAGCAGCGGCGAGCAGAGCGGCGATGAGGAGGACGGCTTCGAGGCCGGGGTGAAGGGCGGTGCGGGCTTCGAGCGGGAGGGCAAGCTGAAGGGGGGAGCCCTGGGCAAGAAGCCGAAGGAGCAGCGCTCGCTGCGGCTCAGCATCAACGCGCGGGAGCGGCGGAGGATGCACGACCTGAACGATGCCCTGGACGGGCTGCGCTCCGTTATCCCTTACGCCCACAGCCCCTCGGTGAGGAAACTCTCCAAAATCGCCACCCTGCTCCTGGCCAAGAACTACATCCTCATGCAGGCGCAGGCTCTGGAGGAGATGCGGCGGCTGGTGGCTTATCTGAACCAGGGCCAGACGCTGAGCACCCCGCTGCCCGCCACCCTCAATCCCTTCGGACAGTCGGCCGTCTACCCGTTCGGCAGCGCAGCCTTGCCCGGCTGCCCCGAGAAATGCACTGCCTTCACAGGAGCCACCTCCGCCCTCTGCAAACACTGTAATGACAAGCCTTGA